A single Mixta calida DNA region contains:
- the ydgH gene encoding DUF1471 family protein YdgH: protein MKLKNTLLVTALLSSMTLTAQAAQELSPEKAAALKPFERINITGRFNSIGDATDAVSKRADELGAASFYIVGTSDATGNSGNWRVSADLYRADAPAADTRRSYRYFSGVKELPKAEAYALEPFDTVSVSGFYRSQPDVNDAIGKAAKEKGAAAFFIVRQIDANSGGNQYITAYVYKADAPKRQVQSPNAIPRNSEAGKAALAAGGVAAKQVELPGVASSETPSNKVGRFFETQTSTGERYTVRLPNGTEIQEVNAITAAQMQPFDTVTFTGHFGTPTEISEAVAKRAAAKGAKFYHVTRQWQNQSGGNLTVTADLFK, encoded by the coding sequence ATGAAGCTGAAGAACACTCTTCTGGTGACCGCGCTGTTGTCATCAATGACGCTAACCGCTCAGGCGGCGCAGGAGCTGTCACCAGAAAAAGCGGCCGCGTTAAAACCATTCGAACGCATTAATATCACCGGTCGTTTCAATTCCATCGGCGACGCAACCGATGCCGTTTCTAAACGTGCGGATGAGCTGGGCGCCGCCTCCTTTTATATCGTCGGCACCAGCGACGCCACCGGCAACAGCGGCAACTGGCGCGTCTCCGCCGATCTCTATCGCGCCGATGCGCCCGCGGCCGACACCCGTCGCAGCTATCGCTACTTCAGCGGCGTGAAAGAGCTGCCGAAAGCGGAAGCCTACGCGCTGGAGCCTTTCGATACGGTCTCCGTCAGCGGCTTCTATCGCAGCCAGCCGGACGTTAATGACGCCATCGGCAAGGCCGCGAAAGAGAAAGGCGCGGCAGCCTTCTTTATTGTGCGCCAGATTGACGCCAACAGCGGCGGCAATCAGTACATTACCGCCTACGTCTATAAAGCCGACGCGCCGAAACGCCAGGTGCAGAGCCCGAACGCCATTCCGCGCAACTCCGAAGCGGGCAAAGCGGCGCTGGCCGCCGGCGGCGTAGCGGCGAAGCAGGTTGAACTGCCGGGCGTCGCTTCTTCCGAAACGCCAAGCAATAAGGTGGGCCGCTTCTTTGAAACCCAGACTTCCACAGGCGAGCGCTATACCGTACGCCTGCCGAACGGCACGGAGATCCAGGAAGTGAACGCTATCACCGCCGCGCAGATGCAGCCGTTCGATACCGTCACTTTCACTGGCCACTTCGGCACGCCGACGGAAATCTCCGAAGCGGTGGCCAAACGCGCCGCGGCGAAAGGCGCGAAGTTCTACCACGTGACCCGTCAGTGGCAGAACCAGAGCGGCGGCAACCTGACCGTGACCGCCGATCTGTTCAAATAA